One genomic segment of Actinoplanes ianthinogenes includes these proteins:
- a CDS encoding AAA family ATPase, giving the protein MAQPSTPETETSPEPAVPVPPAHDASQLERAMFEVKRVIVGQDRMVERMFVALLARGHCLLEGVPGVAKTLAVETLAKVVGGTFSRVQFTPDLVPADIVGTRIYRQSNEKFDVELGPVFVNFLLADEINRAPAKVQSALLEVMAEHQVSIGGKSYDVPDPFLVMATQNPIEQEGVYPLPEAQRDRFLMKIIVGYPTDAEEREIVYRMGVSAPEPKQVFTPADLLALQRRADQVFVHNALVDYTVRLVLATRAPAQHGMPDVAQLIQYGASPRASLGIVRATRALALLRGRDYALPQDLQDVAPDILRHRLVLSYDALADDVPADQIVARIMQMVPMPSVASRQGTSPNGAPVPPTPTGTPTSGVPAGAGYPANGAGTPFPPNGPGWPGPA; this is encoded by the coding sequence GTGGCGCAGCCCAGCACGCCCGAGACCGAGACCAGCCCGGAGCCGGCCGTGCCGGTCCCTCCGGCGCACGACGCGTCGCAGCTCGAGCGGGCGATGTTCGAGGTCAAGCGGGTCATCGTCGGCCAGGACCGGATGGTCGAGCGGATGTTCGTGGCGCTGCTGGCCCGCGGGCACTGCCTGCTGGAGGGTGTCCCCGGGGTGGCCAAGACGCTGGCCGTCGAGACCCTGGCCAAGGTGGTCGGCGGCACGTTCTCCCGGGTCCAGTTCACCCCCGACCTGGTCCCCGCCGACATCGTCGGCACCCGGATCTACCGGCAGAGCAACGAGAAGTTCGACGTCGAGCTCGGCCCCGTGTTCGTGAACTTCCTGCTCGCCGACGAGATCAACCGCGCGCCGGCCAAGGTGCAGTCGGCCCTGCTCGAGGTGATGGCCGAGCACCAGGTGTCGATCGGCGGCAAGAGCTACGACGTGCCCGACCCGTTCCTGGTGATGGCCACGCAGAACCCGATCGAGCAGGAGGGCGTCTACCCGCTGCCCGAGGCGCAGCGCGACCGCTTCCTCATGAAGATCATCGTGGGCTACCCGACGGATGCCGAGGAACGCGAGATCGTCTACCGGATGGGGGTCAGCGCGCCGGAGCCCAAGCAGGTGTTCACCCCGGCCGACCTGCTCGCCCTCCAGCGCCGCGCCGACCAGGTCTTCGTGCACAACGCGCTGGTCGACTACACGGTCCGGCTGGTCCTCGCCACCCGCGCCCCGGCCCAGCACGGCATGCCCGACGTGGCCCAGCTGATTCAGTACGGCGCCAGCCCGCGTGCCTCGCTCGGCATCGTCCGGGCCACCCGCGCCCTGGCCCTGCTCCGCGGCCGGGACTACGCGCTGCCCCAGGACCTGCAGGACGTCGCGCCGGACATCCTGCGGCACCGCCTGGTGCTCAGCTACGACGCCCTCGCCGACGACGTCCCGGCCGACCAGATCGTCGCCCGGATCATGCAGATGGTGCCGATGCCGTCGGTCGCCTCCCGCCAGGGCACCTCGCCGAACGGCGCACCCGTCCCGCCCACGCCGACCGGGACGCCGACCAGTGGCGTGCCGGCCGGCGCGGGCTACCCGGCGAACGGCGCCGGCACCCCGTTCCCGCCGAACGGCCCCGGCTGGCCCGGCCCGGCATGA
- a CDS encoding DUF58 domain-containing protein: MSQPIGSAPAPQPPAAWPGPAAGGTAPAGQPQPAWGGTAPVPQPQAAWPGPAAASADQAARTGPAGGTVPAPLEEAARAEAVLAKLQLLVTRKLDGLLQGDYVGLLPGPGTEAGESREYRPGDDVRRMDWPVTARTTLPHVRRTVADRELETWLAVDLSASLDFGTAKWLKKDLVIAAATAVTHLTARGGNRIGAVVGTGSGVPRSGFARGLFKKKAAVTEDAPGPSVVRMPARPGRKEAQGLLRAIARTRIRPGRTDLGALIDMLNRPPRRRGVAVVISDFLAPVESWARPVRKLGVRHDVLAIEVVDPRELELPDVGVLTLADPESGELHEVQTTDPGLRQRYAAAAGEQRAAIARTLRAAGASHLRLRTDTDWLLDIVRFVAAQRHARTRGTTR, encoded by the coding sequence ATGAGCCAGCCGATCGGATCCGCCCCGGCGCCCCAGCCGCCTGCGGCCTGGCCCGGCCCGGCCGCGGGCGGCACCGCCCCGGCGGGGCAGCCTCAGCCGGCCTGGGGCGGCACGGCCCCGGTGCCGCAGCCTCAGGCGGCCTGGCCCGGCCCGGCCGCGGCGTCGGCGGACCAGGCGGCGCGGACCGGCCCGGCCGGCGGCACCGTCCCGGCGCCGCTGGAGGAGGCGGCCCGGGCCGAGGCGGTGCTGGCCAAGCTGCAGCTGCTGGTCACCCGCAAGCTCGACGGCCTGCTCCAGGGCGACTACGTGGGCCTGCTGCCCGGCCCGGGCACCGAGGCCGGCGAGTCCCGGGAGTATCGGCCGGGCGACGACGTGCGCCGGATGGACTGGCCGGTCACCGCCCGCACCACGCTGCCGCACGTGCGGCGCACGGTGGCCGACCGCGAGCTGGAGACCTGGCTGGCCGTCGACCTGTCGGCCAGCCTCGATTTCGGCACCGCCAAGTGGCTGAAGAAGGACCTGGTGATCGCCGCCGCCACCGCGGTCACCCACCTGACCGCCCGGGGCGGGAACAGGATCGGCGCCGTGGTCGGGACCGGCTCCGGCGTACCCCGAAGCGGTTTTGCTCGTGGTCTCTTCAAGAAGAAAGCGGCCGTGACCGAGGACGCGCCCGGGCCGTCGGTGGTGCGGATGCCGGCGCGGCCGGGCCGCAAGGAGGCGCAGGGCCTGCTGCGGGCGATCGCGCGCACCCGGATCCGGCCGGGGCGGACCGACCTCGGCGCCCTGATCGACATGCTGAACCGGCCGCCGCGGCGGCGCGGGGTGGCCGTGGTGATCTCCGACTTCCTGGCGCCGGTGGAGAGCTGGGCGCGGCCGGTGCGCAAACTCGGCGTGCGGCACGACGTGCTCGCCATCGAGGTGGTCGACCCGCGTGAGCTGGAGCTGCCCGACGTGGGCGTGCTGACCCTGGCCGATCCGGAGTCCGGCGAGCTGCACGAGGTGCAGACCACCGACCCAGGGCTGCGGCAGCGTTACGCGGCCGCGGCGGGTGAGCAGCGCGCCGCGATCGCCCGGACGCTGCGCGCGGCCGGCGCCTCGCACCTGCGGCTGCGCACCGACACCGACTGGCTGCTGGACATCGTCCGCTTCGTGGCCGCCCAACGACACGCACGCACCCGGGGGACCACTCGATGA
- a CDS encoding VWA domain-containing protein, with amino-acid sequence MIRFLAPWWLLTLLPVLAVAGAYVWRQLHKRQYAMRFTNVDLLRTLAPKGLGWRRHVSAIAFLMMMAALAFSTARPSVDTEQPLERATVMLAIDVSLSMQADDVAPTRIEAAQEAAKAFVNELPPTYNLGLVSFAKAANVLVAPTKDRSEVIAGIDSLTLAEATATGEAVFTSLDAIRSVPADGADGAPPARIVLLSDGYRTSGRSIEDAATAAAGANVPVSTIAFGTDAGVVDIRGQLQRVPVDRLSLQELAERTKGYFYEAASVSELKKVYEDMGSSIGHRTQPREVTQWYAGVALLLALVGAASSLLWTSRLP; translated from the coding sequence ATGATCCGTTTCCTGGCTCCGTGGTGGCTGCTCACGCTGCTGCCCGTCCTCGCCGTCGCCGGCGCCTACGTCTGGCGGCAACTGCACAAACGGCAGTACGCGATGCGCTTCACCAACGTCGACCTGCTGCGCACCCTCGCCCCGAAAGGCCTGGGCTGGCGCCGGCACGTCTCGGCGATCGCGTTCCTGATGATGATGGCGGCGCTGGCGTTCTCCACGGCACGCCCCTCGGTGGACACCGAGCAGCCGCTGGAACGCGCCACCGTGATGCTGGCCATCGACGTGTCGCTGTCGATGCAGGCCGACGACGTGGCGCCGACCCGGATCGAGGCCGCGCAGGAGGCGGCCAAGGCGTTCGTCAACGAGTTGCCGCCCACCTACAACCTGGGCCTGGTGTCGTTCGCGAAAGCGGCGAACGTGCTGGTCGCGCCGACCAAGGACCGGTCCGAGGTGATCGCCGGGATCGACAGCCTGACCCTCGCCGAGGCGACCGCGACCGGGGAGGCGGTGTTCACCTCACTGGACGCGATCCGTTCGGTGCCGGCCGACGGCGCGGACGGCGCGCCCCCGGCCCGGATCGTGCTGCTCTCCGACGGATATCGGACGTCCGGTCGCTCGATCGAGGACGCCGCCACCGCCGCGGCCGGGGCGAACGTGCCGGTCAGCACGATCGCGTTCGGCACCGACGCCGGCGTGGTGGACATCCGCGGCCAGCTCCAGCGGGTGCCGGTGGACCGGCTCTCGCTGCAGGAGCTGGCGGAGCGGACCAAGGGCTACTTCTACGAGGCGGCCTCGGTCAGCGAGCTGAAGAAGGTCTACGAGGACATGGGCAGCTCGATCGGGCACCGGACGCAGCCGCGCGAGGTGACCCAGTGGTACGCCGGGGTCGCCCTGCTGCTGGCCCTGGTCGGCGCGGCGAGCAGTCTGCTGTGGACGTCCCGCCTGCCGTGA
- a CDS encoding response regulator, whose translation MIRVLIADDQAMVRQGFGALLAAQPDLLVVGDAPDGAAAVTAARQLNPDVILMDVRMPVMDGLEATRRLAGGHDGPKILVLTTFDLDDYVYEALRAGASGFLLKDAPAADLVQAVRVVAAGEALLAPSVTRRLIAEFAARPASDRPRPVALNALTPRETEVLRLIARGRSNQEIAADLVVAEQTVKTHVGRILTKLALRDRAQAVVFAYETGLVAAGE comes from the coding sequence ATGATCAGGGTGTTGATCGCCGACGACCAGGCGATGGTCCGGCAGGGCTTCGGCGCGCTGCTGGCCGCGCAGCCCGACCTGCTGGTGGTCGGCGACGCGCCGGACGGGGCGGCCGCGGTGACCGCGGCCCGGCAGCTGAACCCGGACGTGATCCTGATGGACGTCCGGATGCCGGTGATGGACGGCCTGGAGGCGACCCGGCGGCTGGCCGGCGGTCACGACGGTCCGAAAATCCTCGTCCTGACCACCTTCGACCTCGACGACTACGTCTACGAGGCGCTCCGCGCCGGGGCCAGCGGCTTCCTGCTCAAGGACGCGCCGGCCGCCGACCTGGTGCAGGCGGTCCGCGTGGTGGCGGCCGGCGAGGCGCTGCTCGCCCCGTCGGTGACCCGCCGGCTGATCGCCGAGTTCGCCGCCCGGCCCGCGTCCGACCGGCCCCGCCCGGTGGCGCTGAACGCGCTCACCCCGCGCGAGACCGAGGTGCTGCGGCTGATCGCGCGCGGCCGGTCGAACCAGGAGATCGCCGCCGACCTGGTGGTCGCCGAGCAGACGGTGAAAACGCACGTCGGGCGCATCCTGACCAAGCTCGCGCTGCGGGACCGCGCGCAGGCCGTCGTCTTCGCCTACGAGACCGGCCTGGTCGCGGCGGGCGAATAG
- a CDS encoding sensor histidine kinase produces the protein MSLAMGMAATLEETRTLPPVAIYAISAGAVLPVVVAYRRPVAAWRLTFLMLFIGVINANVGTHEEPWPWNAVQIVATLFVLGRLATVSEALVTAWATVLTLVPVFLFAPHANVWGAATAVVAVAALGSIASFRRRAGELIARQTELSELERARRAVLEERTRIAREMHDVVAHHMSMIAVQAETAPYRLAGLPEEAKDELTSIAGAAREALADMRRLLGVLRAEDQAAERAPQPGYPEIAELVATARRAGLPVTGELPPLDGVDATAGLTAYRIAQEALANAARHAPGGPVRILARADGDRLELRVSNELTSTPAPGHKAGHGLIGMRERVALLGGELTAGPDGAGSYQVLARIPRQPEGAR, from the coding sequence GTGAGCCTCGCCATGGGGATGGCCGCGACCCTGGAGGAGACCCGCACCCTGCCGCCGGTGGCGATCTACGCCATCTCGGCCGGCGCCGTGTTGCCGGTGGTCGTCGCCTACCGCCGCCCGGTCGCCGCCTGGCGGCTGACGTTCCTGATGCTCTTCATCGGTGTGATCAACGCGAATGTCGGCACGCACGAGGAGCCCTGGCCGTGGAACGCGGTGCAGATCGTCGCCACCCTGTTCGTGCTCGGCCGGCTCGCCACGGTCAGCGAGGCGCTGGTCACCGCCTGGGCCACCGTGCTCACCCTGGTCCCGGTCTTCCTGTTCGCCCCGCACGCCAACGTCTGGGGCGCGGCCACCGCGGTCGTGGCCGTCGCGGCGCTCGGCAGCATCGCCTCGTTCCGCCGCCGCGCCGGTGAGCTGATCGCCCGGCAGACCGAGCTCAGCGAGCTGGAACGGGCCCGCCGCGCGGTGCTGGAGGAGCGCACCCGGATCGCCCGCGAGATGCACGACGTGGTGGCGCACCACATGTCGATGATCGCGGTGCAGGCCGAGACCGCGCCCTACCGGCTGGCCGGCCTCCCCGAGGAGGCGAAAGACGAGCTGACGTCGATCGCCGGGGCGGCCCGGGAGGCGCTCGCCGACATGCGCCGGCTGCTCGGTGTGCTGCGCGCCGAGGACCAGGCCGCCGAGCGGGCCCCGCAGCCGGGTTACCCGGAGATCGCCGAGCTGGTGGCGACCGCGCGCAGGGCCGGGCTGCCGGTCACCGGGGAGCTGCCGCCGCTGGACGGGGTGGACGCGACGGCCGGGCTCACGGCGTACCGGATCGCGCAGGAGGCCCTGGCCAACGCGGCCCGGCACGCGCCGGGCGGCCCGGTGCGGATCCTGGCCCGCGCCGACGGCGACCGCTTGGAGCTGCGGGTCTCCAACGAGCTGACCTCCACCCCGGCCCCCGGGCACAAGGCGGGCCACGGATTGATCGGGATGCGTGAGAGGGTGGCTCTGCTGGGCGGCGAGCTGACCGCAGGCCCGGACGGCGCCGGGAGCTACCAGGTCCTGGCCCGGATCCCCCGACAACCCGAAGGTGCTCGATGA